Proteins encoded together in one Pantoea sp. CCBC3-3-1 window:
- a CDS encoding NAD-dependent malic enzyme — protein sequence MELEHESKRPLYIPYAGPILLEFPLLNKGSAFSVEERNDFNLNGLLPETVETIDEQAQRAWRQFQDFKNANDKHVYLRNIQDTNETLFYRLLDSHLEEMMPIIYTPTVGAACEHFSEIYRRARGLFISYPNRGSIEDMLQNATKQNVKVIVVTDGERILGLGDQGIGGMGIPIGKLSLYTACGGISPAYTLPVVLDVGTNNQQLLNDPLYMGWRHPRITGEEYDNFVNEFIQAVKSRWPNVLLQFEDFAQKNAMPLLERYRDEVCCFNDDIQGTASVTLGTLIAASRAAGSKMSEQKVVFLGAGSAGCGIAEQIIAQMKSEGLSDEEARARVFMVDRFGLLTDKQPNLLNFQSKLVQKSEQLAEWDSSSDSLSLLDVVRNAHPDILIGVSGQPGLFSEEIIREMHKHCARPIVMPLSNPTSRVEATPQDILAWTDGAALVATGSPFAPVTWKDKTFPIAQCNNSYIFPGIGLGVIASGATRVTDSMLMAASRALADCSPLVNDGTGPVLPEVKDIQGVSKVIAMAVGKAAQLAGVAVVSSEDVLSRAIAANFWLPQYRNYRRTSI from the coding sequence ATGGAACTCGAACACGAAAGTAAACGCCCCCTTTATATCCCTTATGCTGGCCCGATTTTGCTGGAATTCCCGCTGCTGAATAAAGGCAGCGCCTTCTCCGTCGAGGAGCGCAACGATTTCAACCTGAACGGCCTGCTGCCTGAAACGGTAGAGACCATAGATGAACAGGCCCAGCGCGCCTGGCGCCAGTTCCAGGATTTCAAGAACGCCAACGACAAGCACGTTTATCTGCGCAACATTCAGGATACCAACGAGACGCTGTTCTACCGTCTGCTGGATAGTCATCTGGAAGAGATGATGCCAATTATCTATACCCCGACGGTTGGCGCGGCTTGTGAGCACTTCTCCGAAATCTATCGCCGTGCGCGCGGGCTGTTCATCTCTTACCCGAATCGCGGCAGCATTGAAGATATGCTGCAAAATGCTACCAAGCAAAACGTTAAGGTGATTGTTGTCACCGACGGCGAACGCATTCTGGGCCTGGGCGACCAGGGCATCGGCGGCATGGGCATTCCAATTGGTAAACTGTCGCTCTATACCGCCTGTGGCGGCATCAGCCCGGCTTATACGCTGCCTGTTGTGCTGGATGTCGGCACCAATAATCAGCAGCTGCTGAACGACCCGCTCTATATGGGCTGGCGTCACCCGCGCATCACCGGCGAAGAATACGATAATTTCGTTAATGAGTTTATCCAGGCCGTGAAAAGCCGCTGGCCGAACGTGCTGTTGCAGTTTGAAGACTTCGCGCAGAAAAATGCGATGCCGCTGCTTGAGCGCTACCGTGACGAAGTGTGCTGCTTCAATGATGATATTCAGGGAACGGCTTCCGTGACGCTGGGTACGCTGATTGCCGCCAGTCGCGCTGCCGGCAGCAAAATGAGCGAGCAGAAAGTCGTCTTCCTCGGTGCGGGTTCTGCGGGCTGCGGTATTGCCGAGCAGATTATCGCCCAGATGAAATCCGAAGGCCTGAGCGATGAAGAAGCCCGCGCCCGCGTCTTTATGGTCGATCGTTTTGGTCTGCTCACCGATAAGCAGCCGAACCTGCTCAACTTCCAGAGTAAGCTGGTGCAGAAAAGCGAGCAGCTGGCGGAGTGGGATTCCAGTTCCGACTCGCTGTCGCTGCTGGACGTGGTGCGCAACGCGCATCCTGACATTCTGATTGGTGTTTCCGGCCAGCCGGGGCTGTTCAGCGAAGAGATCATCCGTGAAATGCACAAGCATTGCGCACGCCCTATCGTGATGCCGCTGTCCAACCCGACCTCACGCGTTGAAGCTACGCCACAGGATATTTTGGCCTGGACTGACGGCGCGGCGCTGGTGGCAACAGGTAGCCCGTTCGCGCCCGTGACCTGGAAAGATAAAACCTTCCCTATCGCCCAGTGCAACAACTCTTATATCTTCCCTGGCATCGGTCTGGGCGTTATCGCCTCTGGCGCTACTCGCGTCACCGACAGTATGCTGATGGCAGCAAGCCGTGCGCTTGCCGACTGTTCACCGCTGGTGAATGACGGCACCGGCCCGGTTCTGCCTGAAGTGAAAGATATTCAGGGCGTATCAAAAGTGATTGCCATGGCGGTCGGCAAAGCTGCACAGCTGGCCGGCGTGGCCGTCGTGAGTTCGGAAGATGTGCTTTCCAGAGCGATAGCTGCCAACTTCTGGCTACCGCAATATCGTAACTACCGTCGGACCTCGATCTGA